The sequence CTGCGGGACCAGGCGCTCGACATCTGCCGCGAGGCCGGGCGGACGGAGGGCGCCCCGGTCACCACGACCGCGGCCGGGCTCTCCACGCTGGTGCAGCTGGTGGCCGGCGGGCTCGGCGTGACGCTGCTGCCGCGCACCGCGGTCACCGTCGAGACCGCCCGCAACGAGGCACTGACCACGGGGTACTTCGCGGACCCGGCCCCGACCCGGCGGGTGGCGCTGGCCATGCGGACCGGGGCCGCGCGCCAGGAGGAGTTCGAGGAGTTCGCGGCGGCGCTGCGCGAGGCGATGCGGGGGCTGCCGGTGCGCGTGACGGCGGGCGGCCGGGCCTGATCCGTACGCGGAGGTACGGAACCGGCCCGGCCGCCCGCCGGTGGGATCGCCCCTGGGGCGCTACTCGGTGCGCAGGCCGTCCGGGCGCATCATGCGCCACAGCGGCGGCAGGGACAGCAGGGTCACCAGCAGGATGAGCGCCCCGCCCGCGCCCGCCAGGGGCAGGAACAGCAGCCAGTCGGACACCTGCTTGCCGACCATCCAGCACAGCGCCGCGCCCAGGGTGAGGCCGCCGGCCACCGCCACCGCGAGCCCGATGACCACCGGGACGGCCGTCTGCCACAGCACCGACCAGCCGAGCGTGCTCCGCCGGGTGCCGAAGGCGACCAGCACCGACAGGAGCCGCTTGCGTTCGCGGAGCTGTTCCAGCTGGGAGACCAGCATGGAGGCGGCGATCAGCAGCAGTGTGACGGTCGCGCCGACCTGGAGACCGGTCTGGATGCTGGCGTACTGGCGGTCGCGTTCGACGGACGTCATCGTGACGAGGCGCATGCCGGGGTCGATGCGGGCCGCCGTGTTGCGTACGTACTCGGCGGCGTCCGGCACGCTGTCGTCGATGCGGATCTGGGAGACGGTGCTGGCGCCCGGCAGGGTGGTCGCGTCGATCGCTCCGGGCGTGACCATGATGCCCCAGCGGTCCTCGCCGACCGGGTCCTTGCGGCCGACGACGGTCCGCGCGTCGGCCGGCAGCGTCCAGCGCAGCTTCCTGCCGGTGCCGGACTCGAACTCGATCTCCTTGCCCTTGCGGGCGGTCTTGTCCATCCAGCCGGACATGTCCTTGTCGTTCCTGGGGTGCACGACGAAGGTGTCGCCGTCCTTGCAGGAGTCGATGCGGGCGACCTCGCGCAGGGTGGCGCAGTCGCCGATGCTGAAGGAGGTGGTGGGCTGGATGTCGTCCTCGGAGTACTTCCCGGGCTTGCTGGCGTACGCCTCGATCATGCCGATGACCTGGGTGACGCCCTCGGTGGCGCGGAACTCCTTGATGGTCTCCACGGCGGCGTTGCCGCTGACCTGCTCCGACGAGGCGTAGAACTGGGCGCGGCTGGTGTCCTGCCCGGTGGCCTTGTTGAAGTCGGCGTTCATCGCGGCGAACAGCATCTGCACGGCCACCGCACCGGCCACCGCCACCGTCACGCCGCTCACCGCGCGGGAGGCGGTCCCGCTGCTCAGCTGGAGCCTGCGGGTGGCGAGCTGCCAGGGCACCGGGCCGCCGCGCAGCCGGTTCACACAGGCCTCGACGAGCCATGGCAGCAGCAGGGCGAGTCCGACGAGGACCAGGACCGCGCCGGAGGCGATGGCGTACGGGTTGACGACCTCGTACTCGCCGGCCTTGCCGGTGAGCCCGAACACGCCGAGCCCCGCGAGGGGGAACAGCAGCCGCCACCACAGGCGGCGCTTGCGGGCCCGGCTGTTGCGTACGACGCCGAGCGGTTCGATGACCACCGAGCGCATCGCGGTCAGCGTGACGAGCACCGCGGTCAGCGGGACGGCGACCGCGACGAGCAGGCAGAGCCGCAGGTCCGGGGCGAGGTCGGCGGGGAACACGCTGACGTCCCACACCTCGATGTACCCCACGAACCGGCGGCCCACCAGGAAGAAGGCGAGGCCGATCAGCAGACCGAGCACCGAGCCGAACAGGGCCTCGCCCGCCGCGATCCTGCGGGTCGACCTGATGTCCGTACCGACCAGGCGCAACGCGGCCAGCCGGCGGTCGCGGCGCTCGCCGCCGAAGCGCACGGCGGTGGCGATGAAGATGGCGACGGGCGCGAGCAGCACCACGCAGACCATGATCACCAGCACGATGAGCAGCGGGGCGAGCGGCGGGGTCGGTCCGGGGTCGCCGTAGCCGATGAGCCGGTGGCCGCCCGCGGCCGTGGTCAGGGTGTCACTGCCGGCGTAGAACCAGAGTTCGTTGGGTGAACGCAGCCCCTCGTCCCCGATCGTGCCGGTCACCTTGTACGGGAAACGCTCCTTGAGCAGGGCGTTGTCCGGGGAGTCCAGCAGGTCCTTCAGAGCGGGGGAGACGACCATCTCGCCGGCCGCCGGCAGGGCGTCGATGCCCGGCGGGAGGATCGGGTGGCTGCCCTCGGCGCGCATCAGATAGCCGGTGATCGTGCGGTCGTGGTACTCGGTGTCCGCCGCGATCCGCAGGACCGAGGTGTCGGACTTCTTCGCCTGCGCGTCGGGGTTCTCGGAGATCCGGGTCTCGCTGCGCGCGTCGGTCCGCTCGGTACGCGCGTCGAGCGCGTGCGGCACGGAGGCGGCGAGGAACAGCAGCGTCACACCGAGGCCGACGCCGACGGCGGTGAGCAGGGTGCGGGTCCAGCCCTCGCGTCCGCCGCCGGCGGCGAACCGGATGCCGAGGGCAAGGTCGCGCAGCCAGGGCGCGGTACGGGAGGCGCGGGCCGGCGGTGGCGCGGGCAGGGGGGCCGGGGTCCGCTTCTCGTCGAGCAGCGTCATGCGGAGTGCTCCAGGTCGCGGGCGCGGCCGTCGCGCACGGTGACGTCACGGTCGGAGTAGGCGGCGACGCGGGCCTCGTGGGTCACCAGGACGACGGCCACGTTGGCGGAGCGGGCGGCCTCGGTGAGCAGCTGCATGACCCGCTCGCCGTTGAGGGAGTCCAGCGCGCCGGTCGGCTCGTCCGCGAAGATCACCTTCGGGGAGCCGGCGAGCGCGCGGGCCACGGCGACGCGCTGGCCCTGGCCGCCGGAGACCTCGCCGGGGCGCTTGGCGCCGATGTCCTCGACCTCCAGGCGCTCCATCCAGGCGAGGGCGGTGCGCTCGGCGTCCTTGCGGCGGGTGCCGTTCAGCCGGAGCGGCAGGGCCACGTTCTCCACGCAGGTGAGTTCCGGGACGAGCTGGCCGAACTGGAAGACGAAGCCGAAGTCGCTGCGGCGCAGGGCGCTGCGGTCGGCGTCGGACATGGCGGACAGCTCGCGGCCGTCGTAGGTGATGGTGCCGGAGTCCGGGGTGATGATCCCGGCGAGGCAGTGCAGCAGCGTGGACTTGCCGGAGCCGGACGGGCCCATGACGGCGACGACCTCGCCGGGGTGGACGGAGAACGAGGCGCCGTCGAGGGCGGGGGTCGACCCGTAGGTCTTGCGCAGGTCGTGCGCGGCGAGCAGGGAGCCGGCGGGGGTCACGCGGTCACCACTTTCTGGAGCTGGCCGAGGCGGGCGGCGGTCAGTTCCAGCCAGCGCAGATCGGCTTCGAGATGGAACAGGGCGTGGTCGCAGATCAGCTGGTCCGCGAGGTCGCCGCGCCGCTTCCGGTCGGTGAGGATGCGCATCAGGCGCAGGTGTTCGGAGCGCTGGGCGTCGAGCACGTCCCCGGCCTCGCGGCCGGTGAGCATGGCGAGGACGACCTTGGTGTACAGGGTCGACTGGAGGTACGGCTCGGGCTTCTCGGGCTGTGCGAGCCAGGTGGCGACATCGGTGATGCCGGCATCGGTGATCGCGTAGCGCTTGCGCTCGGGGCCACCCCCGTGCTCCACGCCGTCGACCTCGACGAGGCCGTTCTTCAGGAGCCGGGACATCGTCGAGTAGACCTGCCCGTAGTGCAGGGGGCGGTCGTGCCCGAACTTCTCGTCGAACGTCCGCTTGAGGTCGTAACCGTGGCGTGGGCCGGACTCCAGGAGCCCGAGCAGGGTGTGGCCGATAGACATGACCGGCACTCTACATGGTGTGTATACCTGCTGTGTATACGCGGGGGGTACACCCGAACGGCGCACGTCAACGGCCTGGGGGGGCACAGGAACGGCCCGCCCCTCGCGGGACGGGCCGTGGATCCGTCACTCCTCGCCCGGTGGCTCCTCGGCGGCCTTGGGCGGGCGTCCCCGGCGGGGGATCGGCGCCGCGCCGCCCGGCAGCCGGCCCGCCTCGGCGAGCGCCCGGCGCAGCAGGAACTCGATCTGCGCGTTCGCGCTGCGCAGCTCGTCCGACGCCCAGCGGGCCAGCGCGTCGTGCACGACGGGGTCCAGCCGCAGCAGCATCTGCTTGCGCTGCCGCGGCCGGGCGCGGGGCGCGTCCCCCGGGCTCCGGTCGGTCACTGGTAGAGCGTGCCCGTGTTGAGGACCGGCTGGGCGGCGCGGTCACCGCACAGGACCACCATCAGATTGCTCACCATGGAGGCCTTGCGCTCCGCGTCCAGCTCCACGATGTCCTGCTCGGCGATCCGGGTCAGCGCCATCTCGACCATGCCGACCGCACCCTCGACGATCTGCTGCCGGGCCGCGACGACCGCGCCGGCCTGCTGGCGCTGGAGCATCGCGGAGGCGATCTCGGGGGCGTACGCGAGGTGGCTGAAACGCGACTCGATGATCCGGACGCCCGCCGCCTGCACCCGGGCGGTCAGCTCGACGGCCAGCTTCTCGGTGATCTCCTCCGCGTTGCCCCGCAGCGAGAGGCCGCCCTCCTCGTGGGCGTCGTACGGGTACTCGATGGCGATGTGCCGGACGGCGGACTCGGTCTGGGTGGCCACGAACTCCAGGAAGTCGTCGACCTCGAAGAGCGCCTGCGCGGTGTCCTCGACCTTCCATACGACGATCGCGGCCAGCTCGATGGGGTTGCCGTAGGCGTCGTTGACCTTGAGGACGGCGGTCTCGTGGTTGCGGACGCGGGTGGAGATCTTCCGGCTGGAGGTCAGCGGGTTCACCCAGCGCAGGCCGTCGGTGCGGATGGTGCCCACGTACCGGCCGAACAGCTGGATGACCCGCGCCTCGCCCGGTGCGACCATCTTCACACCGCCCATGCAGAAGAACGAGGCGATGGCGAGCAGGACGCCCAGGATGCAGACCGGGATGCCCACGGCGTTGTTCCCGTTCGAGCCGATGACCCCGCCGACGACGGCGAGGGCGATGCCGGCGATCACGCCGAGCACGGTCAGCAGCAGCCCGAGACCGCCCGCGATGCTGTGCGCCTTCGTCTCGCGGACCTGCGGTTCCGGCATCTCCGGGGCGTCCGGGGTGAGGTCGGCGGCCGGCTGGACGGCGATGTTCCGGTCGTGCGGATCGGTCATGGTTTCCCCCGTGGTGACGAGCTAGCCGGTCGCTAGCAATGTGATTACACATTAACGGTTCTCGCAACCTTGTGCACCCCTCGGGAGTCGGTTCCCTCGGGGACAGGTGCTGATTCTCACGTCCGTAAAACGTCGGATCGCCTGCTTTTTGGCCTTGCCAACGGTGTTAGCTGGCAGGTCCGAGCTGATCCGGCCGAGCAGAGAAACGGGAGCGACCAAGCGATGGGTCGAGCGGAAGCGCGACGAGCCCAGAAGCGGGCTGCGAAGAGCGGCATACGCAGGCTCTTCACCTGGCGCAAACTTCTGGGCACGGCCTTCGGGGTGATCCTGTTGGGCATGGGCGCCTTCGCCGCGCTCTACATGCTCGTGGACGTGCCGGAGGGCAACCCCAAGATGGAGTTGCAGGCGAACGTCTACAAGTACGCCGACGGCAGCCTGCTCGCCAGGACCGGCGAGGTCAACCGCGAGGTCGTGAGCCTCGCGGAGGTGCCCAAGGAGGTGCAGGACACCTTCGTCGCGGCCGAGAACAAGTCCTTCTACAAGGACCACGGCGTCGACTTCAAGGGCACCGCCCGCGGCCTGCTCAACACGCTCTCCGGCAAGGGCAAGCAGGGTGGCTCGACCATCACCCAGCAGTACGTGAAGAACTACTACCTCGACCAGAACCAGACGGTCAGCCGGAAGCTCAAAGAGCTGGTCATCTCGCTGAAGCTGGACCAGAAGAAGACCAAGAAGGAAATCCTCGCCGGGTACATCAACACCAGCTACTACGGACGCGGCGCCTGGGGCATCCAGGCCGCCGCGCAGGCGTACTACGGCGTGGACGCCAAGGACCTGAACGTCTCGCAGGGCGCCTACCTCGCCGCGCTGCTCCAGGCACCGAGCCAGTACGACTGGGCCGTCGCCGGTCCGAACGGCAAGCGGCTCGTCAAGGCGCGCTGGGCCTACACCCTGAACAACATGGTGGAGGAGGGCTGGCTCGACTCCGGCAAGCGCCAGAAGCAGACGTTCCCGGTGCCGCACGAACCCAAGCCGCTCAACGGGACGGCCGGCCAGAAGGGCTACATCGTCCAGGCGGCCCGCGAGGCCGTGATCAAGCAGGCGGGCATCACCGAGGACCAGTTCGACCGCGGCGGCTGGACGATCACCGTCAACATCGACAAGAAGAAGCAGAAGCAGCTGGAGAAGTCGGTCGAGGCCAAGCTGCTCGACAAGCTGGACACCAAGAAGCGCAAGCTCGACCAGGACATCCAGGCGGGCGCCGCCTCGGTCGACCCGAAGACCGGCGCGGTCCTCGCGCTGTACGGCGGACGCGGCCAGAGCGAGCACTGGATCTCGAACGCCGGGCGCAGGGACTACCAGCCCGCGTCCACCTTCAAGCCGGTCATCCTCGCCGCCGCCCTCGACAACGAGTCGAAGACGCAGGACGACGAGAAGATCACCGCGAACACCCGCTACGACGGCACCAGCAAGCGCCCCGTAGTCGGCGGCGACCGGTACTTCGCGCCGGAGAACGAGGACGACCACAACTACGGGCAGATCACCGTCCAGACCGCGATGAACGCGTCCGTCAACTCCGTCTTCGCGCAGATGGGCGTGGACGTCGGCATGGACAAGGTGCTGGCGACCGCGGGCAAGCTCGGCATGAACGTGGACAAGCTGGAGGCAGCACCCGCGATGACCCTCGGCTCCATGGGCGCGAGTCCGCTGGAGATGGCCGGGGTCTACGCCACGCTCGACAACCACGGCAAGAAGGTCACCCCGCAGATCGTGAAGACCGCCGTGCACCAGGGCGACTCCCCGCTCGACCTGCCCGACGCCATCGGCGACCAGGTGATCTCCCGCCCGGCGGCGGACTCCGTGACGTCCGTGCTGACCGGTGTGGTCGACGACGGTACGGCCCGCGGGTCGGTCCGCAACGCGGAGGGGCTCTCCGACAAGGACATCGCGGGCAAGACCGGTACCTCCGACGACAACAAGTCGGCCTGGTTCACCGGCTACACCCCCGACCTGGTCACCTCGGTCGGGCTCTTCGGCGAGGCGGCCTTCGACCGTACCGACGACGACGGCAAGAAGATCAAGAAGAACGCGCAGGTGACCCTCCAGGGCGCCGGCGGCGGCGGCCGTGTCAACGGCGGCGGCTTCCCGGCCGAGATCTGGGCCGACTACATGGGCCACTCCGTCGGCAAGGCCGCCGAGTTCGACCTCGACACCGACATGGGCGCCGCGGTCACCCCGCCGCCCGTGTCCCACTCGCCGAGCCCGAGCATCTCGCCGTCCGACAAGCCCACGCCCTCCACGTCGCCGTCCACCTCGCCGTCCTCGGAGCCGCCGCCGGCCAGCGAGTCCCCGCAGAGCTCCCCGCCCGCCTCGCCCTCCGACGACACCTCGGGCGAGCCGCCCACCAACCCGTCGACCCAGCCGGGACCGGACCCCTCGACGTCCGTGGGCCTGCCGGACCTCTCGGGGGACAAGAAGCCGGACAACAACGACGACAGGTGACCCGCTGAACCGCGACGCCTGACAGCGACGACGGGCGGTGTACGAGGCTCCTCCTCGTACACCGCCCGTTCGCGTGTCTCCGTCGGCGCTACCCGCGCACCGGCATCTCGAACCACACGACCTTGCCGGTCGACAGGCGCGTCGCGCCCCACCGCCGGGCCAGCCGGTTGACCAGGAACAGGCCGCGCCCGTTCTCGTCCATGTCCTTGGCGCGGCGCTGCCGGGGCAGCTGCGGGGAGTCGTCGCCGACCTCGCAGCGCAGGGTGTCGGTGCGCAGCAGGCGCAGGGTCACCGGGCGCTCCGCGTACCGCACGGCGTTGGTGACCACCTCGCTGATCAGGAGCTCCACCGAGTCCGAGAGGTCGTCCAGGCCCCACCGGCCGAGCGCCCTGCGCGCCAGCCTGCGGGCCCGGCCGGGGGCGGACTCGTCCGGCTCAAGGAACCAGTACGCGACGTCGCTCGGCGCGATCCCGTCGAAGCGGGCGGCCAGCAGCGCGATGTCGTCGTCCCGGTCACCCGGGCCGAGCATGTCCAGCACGTCGTCGCACAGGGCCTCCAGCGGCGGCGAGTGGTCCGGGCCGGTCAGCCGGGCGGTCGCGGCGAGCCGTTCGCGCAGCATCTCGATGCCCGTCCACACGTCCCGCAGCCGCGACTCGACCAGGCCGTCGGTGTACAGCAGCAGCGTCGCACCGGCCGGCGCGTCCAGCTCGACCGCCTCGAAGTCCACCCCGCCGACACCGATCGGGGCGCCCGGGGGCACCCGCAGCACCTCCGCGCGTCCGCCCAGGTGGAGCAGGACGGGCGGCGGATGGCCGGCGTTGGCGACGGTGATGCGGTGCGCGACGGGGTCGTACACCGCGTACAGGCAGGTGGCCATGCGGTCGCTGCCGAGGCGCTGGGCCTGTTCGTCGAGGTGGTGCAGCACCTCCTGCGGGGGCAGGTCGAGCCCGGCCAGGGTCTGTGCGGTGGTGCGGAGCTGCCCCATGATCGCGGCGGACGTCATGGAGTGGCCCATGACGTCACCGACGACCAGGGCGACCCGGCTGCCGGGCAGCGGGATCGCGTCGTACCAGTCGCCGCCGACCCGGGCCGTCTCGGCGGCCGGGAGGTAGCGCGAGGCGAGCTTCACGCCGGTCGGCTGGGGGAGCGAGTCGGGCAGCATCGTGCGCTGGAGCTCGTCCGCGATGTACGCCTCGCGCCCGTAGAGCACGGCCTTGTCGATGCCGAGGGCGGTGTGCGTCGCCAGCTGGGCGGCCACCAGCAGGTCGTTGGCCTCGAACGCCGGGCGTTCGGCGCCGCGCAGGAAGACCGCCGCCCCGATGACCCGTCGCCGGCCGCGCAGCGGGGCCAGGATCACCCGGTGTCCGGACGGCACCGGACGGTCCGCGCCGAGCAGTTCGGGCAGCGCGACACGGGCCGCGGCGGAGTCGCCGAAGACCGGCCGCACCCCGCGCAGCACCTCGGCGAGCGCGCTCCCGGCCCGCACCTCGCACAGCTCGGCGGCGGGCATCAGATCGGCCTGCGGGTCGACGGCGGGCAGCCGCAGCCGCTCGGTCTCCGACAGGCTCTCGGTCTCCTCGTCGGTCAGCCGCAGCCGGTCCGAGCGGCGCAGCCGCAGCACGAACGGGTTGACCGGCCGCTCGTCGCCGACGGGCAGCGGGTCGCGGAGGTAGACGAGTATGGCGTCGGAGAACGTCGGCACGCTGGCCCGGCACAGCCCCAGCACGATCTCGTCCAGGTCTATGCCCCGGGCGATCCGCCGGGTCGCGGCCCCCACGAAGCGCAGCCGGTCGCCCTCGCGCCGGGTCGCAGCCTGTGGGTCGGGGGCCGCGGCGCCCGGACCCTTGGCGGGTGCCGGGATCGCGGTGGCGGCAGCGGCGGCCGCCACGGCGGCGTCCCGCTGCCGCGGCCGGGTGCGTTCCTGCGGCCGGGCGGCGAGAGGCTGCCGGCCTTCGTGGGAGGTGGGGTGCTCCGTCACGCGTGGGATTCCGTCCGTCCGGGCCGGTTGTATGAGGCAATCACCTTGTGGGGCGCTACTGTGCCCCGGCAGGAGCGGCAATAACAACGGCTGACATCGCCTTCCCCGCCACGCGGGGCCGAAACCGTATGTCTGCTCGGAATGCCGGTGACAACGTTTCCGAAGGGGCGGCAGCGGACAGCGGCGGCCACGTCTCCACCCCCTCGTAGTGGCTCATGCGATGCGGGCAACTCGTGCGGCTCGTGACGCCGGTGCGGCCCTCGGGCCGCCGTTTGTGCGACGAGACGATGACTTACGGTCAGGTCCTGCGCCCCGCCTGCCGGTTGGGGCCGAGCCGCTCTCCTCGGGACGATCCTACGTTTGCCCCCCTGGGGTGCATCAAGGGTCTCACGACGGCATGGCGGAAGCCGTGCGGTCGGAACCGTCCGGCCGGCGGTCCCAGTCGTCCGGCAGTTCGGGCACCCGCCACGCCGGGTCGGGCCGCCAGTTCTCCCAGCCGTCCCGGAACGGCGCCCCCCAGTCGCGGATCAGCCCGACCGCGGCGCGCCCCGCCTCCCGCACCCGGTGCGCCACGTCCGGCGTGATCAGGCCCACCCGCTGGGCCTGCTCGAACTCGTCCTCGTCGCGCCAGAGCCAGCTGCGGTCCGGGTAGACGGAGATGTCCAGGAAGTGGTCCTCGGAGTCGGTGCCGCCCGCCCACCTGGTGCGCGGCTCCTCCAGGTTCACGTACCAGCTGCGGAACTGCCAGCCGCGCTCCCAGAACAGCCAGACGGACCAGGGCTGGCCGGGCCCGGCCAGCTTCAGCACCCCGTTGCCCAGCCACTGCGAACGGGCCGTCGTGCGCGGGGCGGTGTACCGGGTGGCGAGCGGCTCGGCGTGCACGTCGGTGCCGTCGGCCAGGACCGGCTTGACGCACTCGGTGCCGGGCGCCACCCACACCGCGAGCAGGTCCTCGGTGTCCTGGACGACCGTGACGGGGCGGCAGATGTGGAACGCGTGAGCGGCTGAATCCGGCCGTCGGGGGCCGTTCCCGCGGTAGCGCCACAGGATCTGGTCACCCGGCGCCCAGCGCTCGGTCCCTCCGGTACCTGTCATGGAGAGATCCTACGGAGCGTGCCGCCCCCGCGCGGTGGCGCCCGTCACGGACGGGTCATGCGCAGCACGTCCAGGGCCTCGTCGAGCTGCTCCTCGGTCAGGTCTCCGCGCTCCACATAGCCGGATTCGAGGACCACTTCACGGATCGTCCGGCGTTCCGCGAGCGACTTCTTGGCGACCTTGGCCGCTTCCTCGTAGCCGATGTACTTGTTCAGCGGGGTGACGACGGAGGGCGAGGACTCGGCGTACTCCCTGGCACGCTCGGCGTGGGCGGTGATCCCGTCGACCGTGCGGTCCGCGAGCAGCCGGGAGGCGTGGGTGAGGAGCCGTACGGACTCCAGGAGGTTCTTGGCGATGACCGGGAGCATCACGTTCAGCTCGAAGTTCCCCGCGGCGCCCGCCGCGGCGACCGTGGCG is a genomic window of Streptomyces sp. NBC_00708 containing:
- a CDS encoding SPFH domain-containing protein; translated protein: MTDPHDRNIAVQPAADLTPDAPEMPEPQVRETKAHSIAGGLGLLLTVLGVIAGIALAVVGGVIGSNGNNAVGIPVCILGVLLAIASFFCMGGVKMVAPGEARVIQLFGRYVGTIRTDGLRWVNPLTSSRKISTRVRNHETAVLKVNDAYGNPIELAAIVVWKVEDTAQALFEVDDFLEFVATQTESAVRHIAIEYPYDAHEEGGLSLRGNAEEITEKLAVELTARVQAAGVRIIESRFSHLAYAPEIASAMLQRQQAGAVVAARQQIVEGAVGMVEMALTRIAEQDIVELDAERKASMVSNLMVVLCGDRAAQPVLNTGTLYQ
- a CDS encoding DUF402 domain-containing protein; its protein translation is MTGTGGTERWAPGDQILWRYRGNGPRRPDSAAHAFHICRPVTVVQDTEDLLAVWVAPGTECVKPVLADGTDVHAEPLATRYTAPRTTARSQWLGNGVLKLAGPGQPWSVWLFWERGWQFRSWYVNLEEPRTRWAGGTDSEDHFLDISVYPDRSWLWRDEDEFEQAQRVGLITPDVAHRVREAGRAAVGLIRDWGAPFRDGWENWRPDPAWRVPELPDDWDRRPDGSDRTASAMPS
- a CDS encoding penicillin-binding protein; translated protein: MGRAEARRAQKRAAKSGIRRLFTWRKLLGTAFGVILLGMGAFAALYMLVDVPEGNPKMELQANVYKYADGSLLARTGEVNREVVSLAEVPKEVQDTFVAAENKSFYKDHGVDFKGTARGLLNTLSGKGKQGGSTITQQYVKNYYLDQNQTVSRKLKELVISLKLDQKKTKKEILAGYINTSYYGRGAWGIQAAAQAYYGVDAKDLNVSQGAYLAALLQAPSQYDWAVAGPNGKRLVKARWAYTLNNMVEEGWLDSGKRQKQTFPVPHEPKPLNGTAGQKGYIVQAAREAVIKQAGITEDQFDRGGWTITVNIDKKKQKQLEKSVEAKLLDKLDTKKRKLDQDIQAGAASVDPKTGAVLALYGGRGQSEHWISNAGRRDYQPASTFKPVILAAALDNESKTQDDEKITANTRYDGTSKRPVVGGDRYFAPENEDDHNYGQITVQTAMNASVNSVFAQMGVDVGMDKVLATAGKLGMNVDKLEAAPAMTLGSMGASPLEMAGVYATLDNHGKKVTPQIVKTAVHQGDSPLDLPDAIGDQVISRPAADSVTSVLTGVVDDGTARGSVRNAEGLSDKDIAGKTGTSDDNKSAWFTGYTPDLVTSVGLFGEAAFDRTDDDGKKIKKNAQVTLQGAGGGGRVNGGGFPAEIWADYMGHSVGKAAEFDLDTDMGAAVTPPPVSHSPSPSISPSDKPTPSTSPSTSPSSEPPPASESPQSSPPASPSDDTSGEPPTNPSTQPGPDPSTSVGLPDLSGDKKPDNNDDR
- a CDS encoding ABC transporter ATP-binding protein, producing MTPAGSLLAAHDLRKTYGSTPALDGASFSVHPGEVVAVMGPSGSGKSTLLHCLAGIITPDSGTITYDGRELSAMSDADRSALRRSDFGFVFQFGQLVPELTCVENVALPLRLNGTRRKDAERTALAWMERLEVEDIGAKRPGEVSGGQGQRVAVARALAGSPKVIFADEPTGALDSLNGERVMQLLTEAARSANVAVVLVTHEARVAAYSDRDVTVRDGRARDLEHSA
- a CDS encoding PadR family transcriptional regulator — its product is MSIGHTLLGLLESGPRHGYDLKRTFDEKFGHDRPLHYGQVYSTMSRLLKNGLVEVDGVEHGGGPERKRYAITDAGITDVATWLAQPEKPEPYLQSTLYTKVVLAMLTGREAGDVLDAQRSEHLRLMRILTDRKRRGDLADQLICDHALFHLEADLRWLELTAARLGQLQKVVTA
- a CDS encoding serine/threonine-protein phosphatase, with the protein product MTEHPTSHEGRQPLAARPQERTRPRQRDAAVAAAAAATAIPAPAKGPGAAAPDPQAATRREGDRLRFVGAATRRIARGIDLDEIVLGLCRASVPTFSDAILVYLRDPLPVGDERPVNPFVLRLRRSDRLRLTDEETESLSETERLRLPAVDPQADLMPAAELCEVRAGSALAEVLRGVRPVFGDSAAARVALPELLGADRPVPSGHRVILAPLRGRRRVIGAAVFLRGAERPAFEANDLLVAAQLATHTALGIDKAVLYGREAYIADELQRTMLPDSLPQPTGVKLASRYLPAAETARVGGDWYDAIPLPGSRVALVVGDVMGHSMTSAAIMGQLRTTAQTLAGLDLPPQEVLHHLDEQAQRLGSDRMATCLYAVYDPVAHRITVANAGHPPPVLLHLGGRAEVLRVPPGAPIGVGGVDFEAVELDAPAGATLLLYTDGLVESRLRDVWTGIEMLRERLAATARLTGPDHSPPLEALCDDVLDMLGPGDRDDDIALLAARFDGIAPSDVAYWFLEPDESAPGRARRLARRALGRWGLDDLSDSVELLISEVVTNAVRYAERPVTLRLLRTDTLRCEVGDDSPQLPRQRRAKDMDENGRGLFLVNRLARRWGATRLSTGKVVWFEMPVRG
- a CDS encoding ABC transporter permease; this translates as MTLLDEKRTPAPLPAPPPARASRTAPWLRDLALGIRFAAGGGREGWTRTLLTAVGVGLGVTLLFLAASVPHALDARTERTDARSETRISENPDAQAKKSDTSVLRIAADTEYHDRTITGYLMRAEGSHPILPPGIDALPAAGEMVVSPALKDLLDSPDNALLKERFPYKVTGTIGDEGLRSPNELWFYAGSDTLTTAAGGHRLIGYGDPGPTPPLAPLLIVLVIMVCVVLLAPVAIFIATAVRFGGERRDRRLAALRLVGTDIRSTRRIAAGEALFGSVLGLLIGLAFFLVGRRFVGYIEVWDVSVFPADLAPDLRLCLLVAVAVPLTAVLVTLTAMRSVVIEPLGVVRNSRARKRRLWWRLLFPLAGLGVFGLTGKAGEYEVVNPYAIASGAVLVLVGLALLLPWLVEACVNRLRGGPVPWQLATRRLQLSSGTASRAVSGVTVAVAGAVAVQMLFAAMNADFNKATGQDTSRAQFYASSEQVSGNAAVETIKEFRATEGVTQVIGMIEAYASKPGKYSEDDIQPTTSFSIGDCATLREVARIDSCKDGDTFVVHPRNDKDMSGWMDKTARKGKEIEFESGTGRKLRWTLPADARTVVGRKDPVGEDRWGIMVTPGAIDATTLPGASTVSQIRIDDSVPDAAEYVRNTAARIDPGMRLVTMTSVERDRQYASIQTGLQVGATVTLLLIAASMLVSQLEQLRERKRLLSVLVAFGTRRSTLGWSVLWQTAVPVVIGLAVAVAGGLTLGAALCWMVGKQVSDWLLFLPLAGAGGALILLVTLLSLPPLWRMMRPDGLRTE